In the Williamwhitmania taraxaci genome, AAATCTACAACATCGGGGTGAAACCTTCGGGGAGTAGCCCCTTATTTTTATTCAACTAACGTTTCAACTGGAATCTTTTTGTCGGACAGTAGTGTTTTTGTATACAAAAACCTATATAATTAACTTTAGAGAGGTGGCGTAACCACATAAAACAACCTGCCCTAGAGGCAAAATCTCTTGGGCAGGTTCTTCTTGTAACTTATTCGCTTAGCAGGTTATGAACTCCTGAAAATGGAGATGCTAACACCCAAAATCCTATTGAATTGAGCTGTTGTCGAGTATCCAATTTTGTGCAGGAGTGTAGGAATACATCTTTTTTACAATCCATTTCCCTTTTGCAATATAAATCTTGCTGTTGGGATTGTTGGTTTCCGATACAACCATTATATCTGTATACCAATATTTCCCCGATTGAATGGCATCCACGGTGGCAATTGTGGCCCCTGCCTCCATAGGGTCTGTTAGGATAATGGTTTTCTGGTTAAGGGTATCGGTATAGGTAAGGGTGCTTTTCTCCTTTTCCCTTACCATAACTATCTTGCTAGACTTGAGCGAGGGAAAATGCTTGAAATTAACGGTGATGGTTTGGTAGAGGTTATCCTCCGGTTCGTTGGCTATGGGCGCAAAGGTATTGGTAACCTTAATTACTTTAAAAGAATCAATGGCCGTTCCAAGGCTATCGCGGAACTTATACCACGAGCTATCCTTAACTACACCATATTCCGTAAGCTTTTGGCTCACGCCAAAGTATTTGCTGTCCGATTTATTACAACTTGGAAATACTACCATCAGTAGTAATGCCATAGCGGCTAGGGCTATGCCTGATAATTTATTGCGTAGGTTATTCATCACAGTCGACATTTGTAGCACTCCGCTCAGTTGTTTTAGACAATAGAGTCGAGAAATTTATTTTTTGCCCCGCGAGTATTCTCCGGGGAATGGTTATGACAAAGGAAACAATTTTTCCCTTAGCCTCCATAACAATTCTTTGCGCCCCTTTAATTACTTTTGTGCCCTTATTCATAAAATGTATCCGATGGACTTTCTGTTTCAACCCGAAACCTACATTTCGCTGCTTACGCTTACCTTGCTGGAGATTGTGCTTGGTATCGACAATATTATTTTTATTTCGATCGTTACCGGAAAGCTGCCCAAGGAACGGCAGAAGCGGATTAGGACCATTGGACTGCTGCTTGCCCTGCTGTTTCGTATCGGGTTGCTCTGCATTATCACCGTTATCATTGGTCTAAAACACCCAATCTTTTCGGTTGGTAGTTTCGCCTTTAGCGCACGCGACCTAATTTTGCTGCTGGGAGGATTATTCCTCATTGCCAAGAGCGTTACCGAAATTCACGGCAAGGTGGAGGGCGAGGAGCACCAGGTGAAGTCGTCCAAGAGTAAGGCGGGCTTTGCTATTCTAATGCAGATAGTTGCGCTTGACATCATCTTTTCCTTCGATTCCATACTTACCGCAGTTGGCCTTTCGAACCATTTAGGCATCATGATTTCGGCTGTGGTGATCTCTATGGTGGTGATGATCTTCTTCTCGGGCTATATCAGCGAGTTTATCAACAAGCACGCCACGCTGCAGGTTCTAGCGCTCTCGTTCCTAATTTTGATTGGCTTTATGCTCACCATGGAGGCCTTCCACTACGAGATACCAAAGGGGTATATCTATTTTGCCCTTTTCTTCTCCATGGTGGTGGAGATGATAAACCTGAGGATGCGCAAGAAGGAGGTTGCAAAGCATTAAGGTTGGGGCTTAAATCCTCACTAGGTGTCGTTTATCGATAAATTTGCTTTGTAACTGCATTCTTTGCAACTGTCGCCGCAAGATTTCCTCCCTCGACTCATACCTAGTCGGGGGATTTTTGTTTGATCGTTTAACTACTTGCTTTTTTCTAGCCACTTCGGCTTACACTCCACTACCTTTTTGTAAATAAGGCAACCTTCTACATGCGATCCGGGCAGGTAGCCGGTGCTCATGAGAAACTCGTTTACAATTTCGCCTCCGGTAAACTTAAAGGTTTTCTTAAAGAGGGTGGTCCACTCCGCGCGCGTTTTAGGGTGATGGCCGTCGAGCCAACATTTGAACGAACCGGCCTCCGCTTGTAGCTTTAGTATTGTTTGAGCATTTTCGATGGCTGCATTTACCTTAAGGCGGTTGCGGATTATTCCCGCATCGCTCAGGAGCCTCACTCGATCCTCGTCGCCGTATGCAGCAACGGTGGCAATGTTGAAGTGGTGGTAAGCGCGTCGAAAGTTCTCCATCTTGTTCAGTATGGTAGTCCAGCTAAGGCCTGCTTGGTTAATCTCCAGCACGAGCCGCTCAAAGAGGGCGTTGTCATCATCAATGGGGAACCCGTAGGCCGAGTCGTGGTATTGCCGATGAGGGTTGTTGTGTTCAAGCCTTTCAACAAACTGGCAGTAGGAGGTGGGCTTATCCATAAGGGCGGTTTTTTGCTACCAAAGTAGTGAATTGTATTTACTCCTCCTGTTCCGATAAGGCTGTTTTATGTGAACGGTGGCACACGGTTGTTTCCAGGGGGAAATGTGTGAGTGCTTGGAGAAATGGAAGGAATTATGAAATTTGCGATTAAACACGTCGTTGTATTGTCACATTGTCTTATAGCAGAATCGCCTCATTAACCTTTTTGTCTTCGGGTTTCCTACTTCTGTCATTCTATGCTGCAAATCGCCCTGCCACTCCGTCAGCCTTTGTGCTTTGGTATAGGGTTTGCTCAGTGAGAACGTGCACCATTGGTTTTGGCTCAACGCTGAGGACTGGCTGCTAATTACAAACAAGAAGTATTTAAATT is a window encoding:
- a CDS encoding TerC family protein, with the translated sequence MDFLFQPETYISLLTLTLLEIVLGIDNIIFISIVTGKLPKERQKRIRTIGLLLALLFRIGLLCIITVIIGLKHPIFSVGSFAFSARDLILLLGGLFLIAKSVTEIHGKVEGEEHQVKSSKSKAGFAILMQIVALDIIFSFDSILTAVGLSNHLGIMISAVVISMVVMIFFSGYISEFINKHATLQVLALSFLILIGFMLTMEAFHYEIPKGYIYFALFFSMVVEMINLRMRKKEVAKH
- a CDS encoding DNA-3-methyladenine glycosylase I, whose translation is MDKPTSYCQFVERLEHNNPHRQYHDSAYGFPIDDDNALFERLVLEINQAGLSWTTILNKMENFRRAYHHFNIATVAAYGDEDRVRLLSDAGIIRNRLKVNAAIENAQTILKLQAEAGSFKCWLDGHHPKTRAEWTTLFKKTFKFTGGEIVNEFLMSTGYLPGSHVEGCLIYKKVVECKPKWLEKSK